The following are from one region of the Rhizobium sullae genome:
- a CDS encoding CpaF family protein, with translation MFGKRGNEGQGKGGGVSAPPPPSAAAAPASAPAVLVEPAREPGRYQVTPPPMQTPQRRRPARTDEYYDTKAQVFSALIDTIDLSQLAKLDGESAREEIRDIVNDIITIKNFAMSISEQEELLEDICNDVLGYGPLEPLLARDDISDIMVNGAGQTFIEVGGKTIESEIRFRDNGQLLSICQRIVSQVGRRVDESSPICDARLPDGSRVNVIAPPLAIDGPALTIRKFKKDKLTLDQLVRFGAITSEGATLLQIIGRVRCNVVISGGTGSGKTTLLNCLTNYIDRDERVITCEDTAELQLQQPHVVRLETRPPNIEGEGEITMRDLVKNCLRMRPERIIVGEVRGPEVFDLLQAMNTGHDGSMGTIHSNSPRECLSRIESMIAMGGYSLPAKTVREIIAGSIDVIIQAARLRDGSRRITAITEVIGMEGDVIITQDLMRYEIDGEDAAGRLIGRHLSTGIGKPHFWDRARYYNEEKRLAAALDQMEEKSKEV, from the coding sequence ATGTTCGGAAAACGCGGAAATGAAGGCCAAGGAAAGGGCGGCGGCGTAAGCGCACCGCCACCGCCGTCAGCCGCTGCGGCTCCCGCTTCCGCGCCCGCCGTGCTGGTCGAGCCGGCAAGAGAGCCTGGCCGGTATCAGGTGACGCCGCCGCCCATGCAGACACCGCAGCGCCGGCGGCCAGCCCGCACCGACGAATATTACGACACCAAGGCACAGGTCTTCTCGGCGCTGATCGATACGATTGATCTCTCCCAGCTTGCCAAGCTGGATGGGGAAAGCGCCCGCGAGGAAATCCGCGATATCGTCAACGATATCATCACCATCAAGAACTTCGCGATGTCGATTTCCGAGCAGGAAGAGCTGCTCGAAGACATCTGCAACGATGTTCTCGGCTATGGACCGCTGGAGCCGCTGCTCGCGCGCGACGACATTTCCGACATCATGGTCAACGGCGCCGGCCAGACCTTCATCGAAGTCGGCGGCAAGACGATCGAGTCTGAGATCCGCTTCCGCGACAACGGCCAGCTCCTTTCTATCTGCCAGCGTATCGTCAGCCAGGTCGGCCGCCGCGTCGACGAATCGAGCCCGATCTGCGACGCTCGCCTGCCGGACGGCTCGCGTGTCAACGTCATCGCTCCGCCGCTGGCGATCGATGGCCCGGCGCTTACCATCCGTAAGTTCAAGAAGGACAAGCTGACGCTCGATCAACTCGTCCGCTTTGGCGCGATCACGTCGGAAGGCGCAACGCTTTTGCAGATCATAGGCCGCGTCCGCTGCAACGTCGTGATCTCCGGCGGCACCGGTTCCGGCAAGACAACGCTTCTGAACTGCCTGACGAACTATATCGACAGGGACGAGCGCGTTATCACCTGTGAGGATACGGCGGAACTGCAGCTGCAGCAGCCGCATGTGGTGCGGCTGGAAACCCGTCCGCCGAACATCGAAGGCGAAGGCGAGATCACCATGCGCGACCTCGTCAAGAACTGCCTTCGTATGCGTCCGGAACGCATCATCGTCGGCGAAGTGCGTGGACCGGAGGTCTTCGACCTTCTGCAGGCGATGAACACCGGTCACGACGGCTCAATGGGAACGATCCACTCGAACTCGCCCCGCGAATGTCTGAGCCGTATCGAATCCATGATCGCGATGGGTGGCTACAGTCTGCCGGCAAAGACTGTTCGCGAAATCATCGCCGGTTCGATCGACGTCATAATTCAGGCAGCGCGGCTGCGCGACGGCTCGCGGCGTATTACGGCGATCACCGAGGTGATCGGCATGGAAGGCGATGTGATCATCACCCAGGACCTGATGCGGTACGAGATCGACGGCGAGGACGCCGCCGGCCGCCTCATCGGGCGTCACCTGTCAACCGGTATCGGCA